The following are encoded in a window of Limibacter armeniacum genomic DNA:
- a CDS encoding sterol desaturase family protein — protein MLPIIFAVFGFCFVLERAIPGWKLPNVPTWTIRVLAVNFVQLCIVTLAGITWEKWLNQASLFHLSAFVNPYLGGFIAYFIATFIFYWWHRWRHELDFLWTDFHQIHHSPQRIEVITSFYKHPLEMTVNSIIGSLLVYSLLGLSLEAGAIYTLFTALGEFFYHTNVKTPQWVGYIFQRPEMHRVHHEYNKHTNNYGDIVWWDMLFGTYENPKEFQTSCGFDNEKEQKLFDMLKFNDVHKE, from the coding sequence ATGCTACCCATTATTTTTGCTGTTTTTGGCTTTTGCTTTGTGTTAGAGAGAGCCATTCCCGGTTGGAAATTACCAAATGTTCCAACATGGACCATACGTGTGCTAGCCGTAAATTTTGTTCAATTATGTATTGTGACTTTGGCAGGAATAACATGGGAAAAGTGGTTAAACCAAGCTTCTTTATTCCATTTGTCAGCCTTTGTAAACCCTTATTTAGGAGGGTTTATTGCATACTTTATAGCAACGTTTATTTTTTATTGGTGGCACAGGTGGCGTCATGAGCTAGATTTTTTGTGGACAGACTTTCATCAGATCCATCATAGTCCTCAGCGTATTGAAGTGATTACCTCATTTTATAAACACCCACTTGAGATGACTGTCAATTCTATAATAGGGAGTTTACTGGTGTATTCTTTATTGGGATTAAGTTTGGAAGCAGGAGCCATTTACACACTTTTTACAGCATTGGGAGAGTTTTTCTACCATACCAATGTGAAGACACCCCAATGGGTCGGGTATATTTTTCAAAGACCAGAAATGCATAGGGTACACCATGAATATAATAAGCACACAAATAATTATGGAGATATAGTCTGGTGGGATATGCTTTTTGGCACTTATGAAAATCCAAAGGAGTTTCAAACCTCTTGTGGCTTTGATAATGAAAAAGAGCAAAAGCTTTTTGATATGTTGAAATTCAATGATGTTCATAAGGAATGA
- a CDS encoding GNAT family N-acetyltransferase, which produces MEEEKLDNPVWNSLNETHKNFSLELNGFKFYKPEYCPFGGFTKLEHPISDLEEQLTFTDNFYIVGENPQFSSKLTLVKNLVCNQMILKQPINIELNEQIVELKTDKQKIELFDLVNLVQPGYFNRKTVDLGRYFGIYKNEQLVAATGERMKMNCFTEVSAVVTHPEHTGKGYAKQLIKQTTNQIFNGNKTPYLHVAAFNIGAIKLYEKLGFTYRRQISFWNFTTS; this is translated from the coding sequence ATGGAAGAGGAAAAATTAGACAATCCTGTTTGGAACTCTCTAAACGAAACACATAAGAATTTCTCTCTAGAATTGAATGGTTTTAAATTTTACAAACCAGAATACTGTCCATTTGGCGGGTTTACAAAACTGGAACATCCTATAAGTGACTTAGAAGAACAATTGACCTTTACGGACAACTTCTACATTGTGGGAGAAAACCCTCAATTCAGTAGCAAACTAACTTTGGTTAAGAATCTAGTTTGCAATCAGATGATATTAAAACAACCCATCAACATCGAGCTAAATGAGCAAATAGTTGAACTAAAGACAGATAAACAAAAAATAGAATTGTTCGATTTAGTCAACTTAGTGCAGCCCGGTTATTTCAATCGTAAGACAGTTGACTTAGGCAGGTACTTTGGCATATACAAAAATGAGCAGCTCGTTGCAGCAACTGGAGAAAGAATGAAAATGAATTGCTTTACTGAAGTAAGCGCTGTTGTTACACACCCAGAACACACTGGAAAAGGCTATGCAAAGCAATTAATCAAACAGACTACCAATCAAATATTTAACGGAAATAAAACACCCTACTTACATGTTGCAGCATTCAATATTGGAGCTATTAAACTTTATGAAAAGTTAGGGTTTACATATAGAAGGCAAATCAGTTTTTGGAACTTTACAACAAGTTAA
- a CDS encoding helix-turn-helix domain-containing protein, whose amino-acid sequence MRLHNEHRRQISLMLEAGKSLAAIARALGVHRSTVSREVARNSEADGRYLAFQANRKAHLRRMEAGIKSYRNRQPQPMPKGGISTYKRSYHLSLRFVGVAEWTWRDRLEVRKPRKRVWWWHDMRSYRSRYDYNYKVRKAWLNLHRKRDWWDMYCENSERYRFGRHNYFSFPTGTGKSIRQKPYRERPYIRMPKYWWWLYKKKPQECAIEVQIAIPKAQAQDEGILLYREIQQPEPIAVDTAAVEVKCRSGPGWAA is encoded by the coding sequence ATGCGTCTCCACAACGAACACCGCAGACAGATCAGTCTTATGCTGGAAGCTGGCAAGTCATTGGCAGCCATTGCCCGTGCGCTTGGGGTTCACCGTTCTACGGTAAGTCGTGAGGTGGCGCGCAATAGTGAGGCAGATGGTCGCTATCTTGCTTTTCAAGCGAACCGTAAAGCCCATTTGCGCAGGATGGAAGCAGGTATAAAGTCTTACAGAAACAGACAGCCACAGCCTATGCCCAAGGGTGGTATCAGTACTTATAAGCGTTCCTACCATTTGAGTTTACGGTTTGTAGGCGTTGCTGAGTGGACTTGGAGGGATCGGTTGGAGGTACGAAAGCCCCGCAAACGTGTTTGGTGGTGGCATGACATGCGTAGCTACCGTAGCCGCTATGACTACAACTATAAGGTAAGGAAAGCTTGGCTCAATTTGCATCGCAAACGTGACTGGTGGGATATGTACTGTGAGAACTCTGAGCGTTACCGGTTTGGGCGGCACAATTACTTTTCTTTTCCTACAGGAACGGGCAAGTCTATCAGGCAGAAGCCCTATCGTGAGCGCCCTTATATCAGAATGCCCAAATACTGGTGGTGGCTATATAAGAAAAAACCGCAGGAGTGTGCTATTGAGGTCCAGATAGCTATACCTAAAGCGCAAGCGCAAGACGAGGGCATCTTGCTGTATAGGGAAATACAGCAGCCTGAGCCAATAGCGGTTGATACTGCTGCTGTGGAGGTAAAGTGCCGCAGTGGTCCAGGTTGGGCTGCGTGA
- a CDS encoding TrlF family AAA-like ATPase produces MSNFKRGSEWNKWDLHVHTPKSIIQHYGGDTDDAWEKYITDLESLPEEFKVLGINDYIFLDGYKKVKEYKEQGRLPKINLILPIIELRVNKFASLGDEAWKKVNLHIIFSNELSPDIIEAQFLNAIQHSIKISPDIEGIEFQGVATKEYLEELGRKIKDSANVPINHSDLKVGFWNINFDYKDVLDKVNGYFKGKCLTAVGKTEWDVMRWDGSAAEKKSTINKATFSFVSLEKPEHYQKHCDKLEEVKVRNYLLDCSDAHSFSEKSKEKDRIGNSFTWLKADLTFEGLKQVANDKSRIFIGDTPTLLDRRKKSPTKFIDSLSIEKMENSGLTEKWFENFQLELNPSMVAIIGNKGQGKSAIADIIGLLGNTPNYEDFSFLERKKFRKPRPNRAESFKGNLKWVDGSVDSNLLSNNPEGTSVEKVKYLPQSFIEKLCNEDLKDFEGELRNVIFSHLSDSDKLGKNNLDELIGFQSEIINDDIEEIKGKLQNVNKIIIELEKKNSESYRKAIEERIKEKDNELKAHDASKPTPIEAPTDENAIEKNKEETNRISAIREQLPTLNDEIDKTQKSLATAKIDIAEIEKVIQTIGSFERQFDNLKSEIQPTFDKHSLILKDSISLTINKEPLESLLKKRQDQSIALNQAITNEGKTGFLDKKEAFNIELQQLQEKLDEQSRAFQKFLDTKKAWEERRQTIIGSDDKEGSITALQSQISYIENQLIIDLDKAKESRKSLTIELFKKKEEIILLYKKLFDPITAFIQNYGTLLSEYKIELDVDLKIIGLVEKFFDHVSLGSKGSFIGNPTGIEKLNHLIENHALDSLEGILGFLDDIILNLQTDQREDQKEAKREIETQLKKSYSVLDLYTYLFNLDYLEPEYKLKLGDKNLAELSPGERGALLLIFYLTLDQNDIPLVIDQPEENLDNQSVFKILVQFIKKAKEKRQIIIVTHNPNLAVACNAEQIVHVNMTKEKENLVSFISGSLENPTINSAVINILEGTYPALNTRTNTYKVIERTTQEMGI; encoded by the coding sequence ATGAGTAATTTTAAAAGAGGATCCGAATGGAATAAATGGGACTTACACGTCCATACGCCAAAATCGATAATTCAGCATTATGGAGGTGATACTGATGATGCTTGGGAAAAGTATATAACTGACCTTGAATCACTACCTGAAGAGTTTAAGGTTTTAGGAATAAACGACTATATTTTTCTTGATGGATATAAGAAAGTAAAGGAATATAAAGAACAAGGTCGATTACCAAAAATAAACCTCATTTTGCCTATTATTGAGTTACGGGTGAATAAGTTTGCTTCTCTTGGTGATGAGGCTTGGAAAAAAGTCAACCTTCATATTATTTTTTCAAATGAACTTTCGCCTGATATAATTGAAGCTCAATTTTTAAATGCGATACAGCACTCTATAAAAATATCACCTGACATTGAAGGGATAGAATTTCAAGGAGTAGCTACAAAGGAATACCTTGAAGAGTTGGGAAGGAAAATAAAAGATAGTGCAAATGTGCCGATTAATCATTCAGATTTAAAAGTTGGGTTCTGGAATATCAACTTTGACTACAAGGATGTTTTAGATAAAGTCAATGGATATTTTAAAGGGAAATGCTTAACAGCCGTAGGAAAGACAGAATGGGATGTAATGCGTTGGGATGGTTCAGCAGCAGAAAAGAAAAGCACAATCAACAAAGCAACATTTTCATTTGTTTCATTAGAAAAACCTGAACACTACCAGAAGCATTGTGACAAACTAGAGGAAGTAAAAGTTAGAAATTACTTGCTCGATTGTAGTGATGCACATTCTTTTTCAGAAAAATCTAAAGAGAAAGACCGAATTGGTAATTCATTTACGTGGCTAAAAGCAGACTTAACCTTTGAAGGATTAAAGCAAGTTGCCAATGATAAAAGCAGAATATTTATTGGTGATACTCCTACATTATTGGATAGGAGAAAGAAAAGTCCAACAAAATTTATTGATTCACTTTCCATTGAAAAAATGGAAAATTCCGGATTAACTGAAAAATGGTTCGAGAATTTTCAATTGGAGCTAAACCCATCAATGGTAGCAATAATTGGAAATAAAGGGCAAGGCAAGAGTGCTATTGCTGATATAATAGGACTTTTAGGCAACACGCCTAATTATGAAGATTTCTCTTTCTTGGAAAGGAAAAAATTCAGGAAACCAAGACCAAATAGGGCAGAAAGCTTTAAAGGTAATTTAAAATGGGTTGACGGCTCTGTTGATTCTAACCTATTAAGTAATAATCCTGAAGGGACTAGTGTTGAAAAAGTAAAATATTTACCGCAAAGTTTTATAGAAAAGCTTTGCAATGAAGATTTAAAGGATTTTGAAGGAGAACTCAGAAATGTGATTTTTTCTCACCTTTCAGATTCAGATAAATTAGGTAAAAATAATCTTGATGAACTAATTGGGTTCCAGTCCGAAATTATTAATGATGATATTGAAGAAATCAAAGGGAAGCTTCAAAATGTTAATAAAATAATAATTGAACTGGAGAAAAAGAACTCTGAAAGTTATCGAAAAGCCATTGAGGAGAGAATAAAGGAGAAAGACAATGAGCTAAAGGCACATGATGCCTCAAAGCCGACACCTATTGAAGCACCAACAGATGAAAATGCGATTGAAAAAAATAAAGAAGAAACAAATCGCATCTCTGCCATAAGAGAACAACTACCTACATTAAATGATGAAATTGATAAAACTCAAAAATCTCTTGCGACTGCAAAAATAGATATAGCAGAAATTGAAAAGGTAATTCAAACAATAGGTTCATTTGAAAGACAATTTGACAATCTTAAGTCTGAAATACAACCAACATTTGATAAACATTCATTAATTCTTAAGGACAGTATTTCGCTGACCATAAATAAAGAACCTCTTGAGAGTTTGCTCAAAAAAAGGCAAGATCAATCTATTGCATTAAATCAAGCCATTACAAATGAAGGAAAAACAGGATTCTTAGATAAAAAGGAAGCCTTCAATATAGAGCTACAACAGCTTCAGGAAAAGCTTGATGAACAATCAAGAGCATTCCAAAAATTTTTAGATACCAAGAAAGCTTGGGAAGAGAGGCGACAAACTATCATAGGTAGTGATGATAAAGAAGGGTCAATTACAGCATTACAAAGTCAAATATCATACATTGAAAATCAGTTGATTATTGATTTGGACAAAGCAAAAGAAAGTCGAAAATCTTTAACTATTGAGTTATTCAAGAAAAAGGAAGAAATAATTTTATTGTATAAAAAATTATTTGACCCAATAACTGCCTTTATTCAGAATTACGGAACACTCCTTTCAGAGTATAAAATTGAGTTAGATGTTGATTTAAAGATTATTGGTTTGGTTGAGAAGTTTTTCGACCATGTGAGTTTGGGGAGCAAAGGAAGTTTCATTGGTAATCCTACAGGAATCGAAAAATTAAATCATTTAATTGAAAATCATGCATTAGACTCTTTAGAAGGAATACTTGGCTTTTTGGATGACATAATCCTAAATCTCCAAACTGACCAAAGAGAAGATCAGAAGGAAGCAAAAAGAGAAATCGAAACTCAGTTGAAGAAAAGCTACTCGGTGTTAGACTTATACACCTACCTTTTTAATTTAGACTATTTAGAGCCTGAATATAAACTGAAATTAGGAGATAAAAATTTAGCCGAACTCTCACCTGGAGAAAGAGGTGCTTTGCTGCTAATATTCTATTTGACCTTAGACCAAAATGATATCCCTTTGGTTATTGACCAACCCGAAGAGAACCTAGATAATCAAAGTGTTTTCAAAATTCTTGTTCAATTTATTAAAAAAGCCAAAGAAAAGCGGCAAATAATTATTGTAACGCATAACCCAAATTTGGCAGTTGCTTGTAATGCGGAACAGATTGTTCATGTAAACATGACCAAGGAAAAAGAGAACTTAGTTAGCTTTATTAGCGGTTCTTTAGAAAATCCAACAATTAATAGTGCGGTAATAAACATTCTTGAGGGTACATATCCTGCTTTGAATACAAGAACAAATACTTACAAAGTGATAGAAAGAACCACTCAAGAAATGGGAATTTGA
- a CDS encoding DUF6940 family protein, whose protein sequence is MPEFTFKKYDTDSIRAVTYKVEQEKQTLSFNVVIDLLINSSSFRTELTNTLKKSEFDGFFWEVKPCTKGTIEQEFEFATVYGRRISEITMDSEPFKEYFNDEQTTLSFKNLKGDAQLIVPNNINTECNYAHFASFLRTAKEQEIDDFWKTVGTAYSNELNDQPIWLSTAGLGVHWLHVRIDKRPKYYRFEPFKTF, encoded by the coding sequence ATGCCCGAATTCACTTTTAAGAAATACGATACAGATTCGATTCGAGCTGTAACTTACAAGGTCGAACAAGAAAAACAAACCTTATCATTTAACGTGGTTATTGATTTGTTAATCAACTCTTCTTCTTTCAGAACAGAACTAACGAACACACTTAAGAAATCAGAATTCGATGGGTTCTTTTGGGAGGTTAAACCCTGCACCAAAGGAACGATCGAACAAGAATTCGAATTCGCTACTGTTTATGGCAGACGAATTAGTGAAATCACAATGGATTCTGAACCATTCAAAGAGTACTTTAACGACGAACAAACCACACTTTCATTTAAGAACCTCAAAGGTGACGCTCAACTAATTGTTCCGAACAACATCAACACTGAATGCAACTACGCACATTTTGCTTCCTTCCTACGAACAGCGAAAGAACAGGAAATTGACGACTTTTGGAAAACCGTCGGAACGGCTTACTCAAACGAACTTAATGACCAACCGATTTGGTTGAGCACTGCTGGTTTGGGAGTTCACTGGTTACATGTACGAATTGACAAAAGACCTAAGTATTATCGTTTCGAACCATTTAAAACCTTCTAA
- a CDS encoding ankyrin repeat domain-containing protein has translation MSIFKRLFKTDKEPVPEEVVMKAIYDNDIDSFKNCIKQYTPEQIKLNSNPDEFSALHIACSEGRSEIAELILSEPISETPNLSRINNFYPIHACAMNGHKRTVELLIQKGADINVQTDPQLYSPLHSASFAGHLETVKLLVKNGANTNLKNYRDELPIDTAERQNETEVVEFLKKA, from the coding sequence ATGAGTATTTTCAAACGTCTGTTTAAAACAGACAAGGAACCAGTTCCTGAGGAAGTTGTTATGAAAGCCATTTATGACAACGATATCGATTCTTTTAAGAACTGTATAAAACAATATACTCCTGAACAAATCAAACTAAACAGTAACCCTGATGAGTTTTCAGCTCTTCACATTGCTTGCTCAGAAGGACGATCAGAAATTGCCGAGCTTATTCTTTCTGAACCGATTTCAGAAACGCCGAACCTAAGCAGAATTAATAACTTCTATCCTATTCATGCCTGCGCAATGAATGGACATAAAAGAACAGTTGAGTTGTTAATTCAAAAAGGAGCCGATATTAACGTGCAAACTGATCCTCAACTTTACTCTCCCTTGCACAGTGCTTCTTTCGCTGGACATTTAGAAACAGTCAAACTGTTAGTAAAAAATGGTGCAAATACGAACCTAAAGAACTATCGAGACGAACTACCAATTGATACTGCTGAAAGGCAAAATGAAACTGAAGTGGTTGAATTCTTAAAAAAAGCATAA
- a CDS encoding YwqG family protein: protein MSNLVFEKYAEKIKSLEKDYIKVDAETVSKSPLEDPLEIKENKFGGLPFFPIEKEYPYDSKGNPMLLIAQLNLLEIPNLKNFPDDGIIQVFSSVEEYGEYKVIFHDDEEVFYESITDFSFLDKLKKLKYFNYFFIRGVHQLSFSITKDKGNFTDSTFINLFNSYSYKELKEELDKIDWETKDQYFNTKGNKIGGYSNFIQEDPRSYKDHISNYIQFLQIESSEKIMFGDCGIFRILINKNDLYDIDFSNSVIEYDCY from the coding sequence ATGAGTAATTTAGTTTTTGAGAAATATGCAGAAAAAATCAAATCACTCGAAAAAGATTATATAAAAGTTGATGCAGAAACTGTAAGTAAATCTCCTTTAGAAGACCCACTAGAAATAAAAGAGAACAAATTTGGCGGGCTACCATTTTTCCCAATTGAAAAAGAATACCCTTATGATAGCAAAGGAAATCCAATGTTATTAATAGCCCAATTGAACTTATTGGAAATTCCAAATCTTAAAAATTTCCCAGATGACGGTATCATTCAGGTTTTCTCATCTGTAGAAGAGTATGGTGAGTATAAAGTAATATTTCACGATGACGAAGAGGTATTCTACGAATCAATAACCGATTTCTCATTCCTTGATAAGTTAAAAAAATTAAAATATTTCAACTACTTCTTCATTAGAGGTGTACATCAATTATCATTCTCTATAACTAAAGACAAGGGTAACTTCACAGATTCAACATTCATCAATTTATTTAATAGTTATTCATATAAAGAGCTTAAGGAAGAGTTAGATAAAATAGACTGGGAGACCAAAGACCAATACTTTAACACAAAAGGCAACAAAATCGGAGGTTATAGTAACTTTATACAAGAAGATCCAAGAAGTTATAAAGATCACATTTCAAATTACATTCAATTTCTTCAAATAGAATCATCAGAGAAAATCATGTTTGGAGATTGTGGTATTTTCAGAATCTTAATCAATAAGAATGACTTATACGACATTGACTTCTCTAATTCTGTAATAGAATATGATTGTTATTAG
- a CDS encoding Crp/Fnr family transcriptional regulator, which produces MNIKILFALLRNLGVKNFKKGEIILNEGDSNKVVFFIRKGLVRSYLINEKGEEITFQLFPENQIFGNVHAILFNDSSKFFYEAFEKTKVYYTDLQSFQELTASYPDVLGTNRGGVGRQILKQAFQRLDSFVFLSPEERYRQYIKDHPNIINRVPDKYIANVLGITPVSLSRIRSRIAGKRK; this is translated from the coding sequence ATGAACATAAAAATTCTTTTTGCGCTTCTCAGAAACCTAGGAGTAAAAAACTTTAAAAAAGGAGAAATAATCCTAAATGAAGGCGACTCCAACAAGGTTGTTTTTTTCATCAGAAAAGGATTGGTGCGTAGTTATTTAATCAACGAGAAAGGAGAAGAAATCACCTTTCAGTTATTTCCCGAAAATCAAATTTTTGGTAACGTACACGCCATTTTGTTTAATGATTCTTCCAAATTCTTCTACGAAGCCTTTGAAAAAACCAAAGTGTATTACACCGACCTCCAATCATTTCAGGAATTGACCGCTTCCTATCCTGATGTTTTGGGCACCAACCGAGGAGGGGTTGGAAGACAAATCCTCAAACAAGCCTTTCAAAGGTTAGATTCCTTTGTTTTTTTATCTCCGGAAGAACGTTACCGGCAGTACATTAAGGATCATCCAAATATCATTAACCGCGTACCGGATAAATACATTGCCAATGTTTTGGGCATCACACCGGTTTCTTTAAGCAGAATCCGGAGCCGTATTGCAGGAAAAAGGAAGTAA
- a CDS encoding DUF2147 domain-containing protein, with the protein MKNLVLLFGLLFASVVSYAQASILGKWDTGKENTTIEIKSVGSEFEGIIASSDNSQATAGKLIIKHVKRGGEMYKGKIYIIKKDRWVDVVLIPKDGILTINISAGWQKKTLNWKKIN; encoded by the coding sequence ATGAAGAATTTAGTTTTATTATTCGGTCTTTTATTCGCTTCTGTTGTTTCATATGCCCAAGCTTCTATCCTTGGAAAATGGGACACCGGAAAAGAAAACACCACGATTGAAATTAAATCCGTGGGTAGTGAATTTGAGGGAATCATTGCTTCCTCGGACAACAGCCAAGCCACGGCCGGAAAGCTGATAATCAAGCACGTTAAGCGAGGCGGTGAAATGTATAAAGGCAAAATATATATCATCAAAAAAGACCGTTGGGTAGATGTGGTTTTAATCCCAAAGGATGGAATCTTAACAATAAACATTTCAGCAGGCTGGCAAAAGAAAACCTTGAATTGGAAAAAAATAAACTAA
- a CDS encoding sterol desaturase family protein, which translates to MESSLKVMDSIKWYFFGIILIAAVIEVIWANRKHIQVFNYNESLGNLGVFIGNQLARPLSLAYKYMVLGWIESFHFFDIPTNVFTVILTFFVTEFGYYWHHRLSHEVPLLWTLHHTHHSAMKMNLTTALRINWMGNFVSPLFYIPFVLVGFSSKIIITCLAIGLFFQYFLHTEAIKKLGFLEGVFFNTPSAHRVHHGSNKKYIDKNYGAILIVFDRIFGTYQPEEEKVVYGVTTGFYSNNPLKINFLPLIEYFKGNWKREKNRIKDIDSN; encoded by the coding sequence ATGGAATCATCTTTAAAGGTTATGGACTCTATAAAATGGTATTTCTTCGGCATCATTTTAATTGCGGCAGTAATTGAAGTGATTTGGGCCAATCGGAAACATATTCAAGTATTTAACTACAATGAAAGCCTTGGGAACCTGGGTGTTTTTATTGGTAATCAATTGGCTCGTCCCCTCTCTTTGGCTTATAAGTATATGGTTTTGGGTTGGATAGAATCGTTTCATTTTTTTGATATACCTACTAATGTTTTCACTGTTATACTCACATTTTTTGTAACAGAATTTGGCTATTATTGGCACCACCGACTAAGTCACGAAGTGCCCCTACTTTGGACATTGCACCATACACACCATTCGGCCATGAAGATGAATTTAACTACTGCCCTGCGAATCAATTGGATGGGTAATTTTGTGAGTCCGCTATTTTACATTCCTTTTGTATTGGTTGGGTTTTCGTCAAAAATAATTATCACCTGTTTGGCTATCGGCTTGTTTTTTCAATACTTCCTGCATACTGAAGCCATTAAAAAACTTGGCTTTTTAGAAGGTGTTTTTTTCAATACTCCTTCGGCTCATCGTGTGCATCATGGATCGAATAAAAAGTATATCGATAAAAATTATGGCGCTATTCTCATTGTTTTCGATAGAATTTTCGGAACCTACCAACCTGAAGAAGAGAAAGTGGTTTACGGTGTTACCACCGGATTTTACAGCAACAATCCACTCAAAATAAACTTCTTACCTTTAATTGAATATTTTAAAGGAAATTGGAAAAGAGAAAAAAACAGGATCAAAGATATTGACTCAAATTAA
- a CDS encoding DUF779 domain-containing protein, producing MEKATRVALTPEAAEVIEELRDQHGELMFHQSGGCCDGSSPMCFPKGEFKLGSSDVWIGNIYGCDFYMSSDQFEYWKHTHLTVGITEGRGASFSLEIPMGVRFIIHSRLFTEEESQNLEEVRPAEET from the coding sequence ATGGAAAAAGCAACACGGGTCGCCCTGACACCAGAGGCGGCAGAAGTAATAGAAGAACTAAGGGACCAGCATGGGGAGTTGATGTTTCACCAGAGTGGCGGTTGCTGCGATGGTTCATCGCCCATGTGTTTCCCTAAAGGAGAATTCAAGTTGGGTAGTAGTGACGTTTGGATAGGCAATATCTACGGTTGTGATTTCTATATGTCAAGCGACCAATTTGAATACTGGAAACATACACACCTGACCGTTGGAATAACAGAGGGCAGGGGTGCCAGCTTTTCCCTTGAAATCCCGATGGGTGTCCGGTTTATTATTCACTCAAGGCTCTTTACCGAAGAGGAAAGCCAAAACCTGGAAGAGGTAAGACCTGCGGAAGAGACTTGA